Genomic window (Phacochoerus africanus isolate WHEZ1 chromosome 1, ROS_Pafr_v1, whole genome shotgun sequence):
ACCTCTACCCAGGTCCCTccatgccccctcccctctgtctcacacacaccaTTTGGTAGTAGGCCACCAAGGCCAGGACAGACTCGAACTCATTTCTCTTGCACATTTTCTTGCAAACTTCAGGGTCTGCGTCTGTCTGTGGGGAGGAAGAGGTGGGATGGAGACACTGAGTGCCAGTGGCCATGTGTGAGCACAGTATCAGTAGGGGAGACTCCTGAGCACCTGGGAGGAATGGGGCAGGGAAGGGTTGCTGTTCTACACACTAGGGGACACTTGGGAGCCCCCCACCCGCACCAGAATATGCAGCAGCTCCTCCAGGTAGCAGCGGATGACACCTTCATCCTCATACAGGGCCCAGCTGCGCTGCTGGGCATCATCCTTCCGCCGGGCCAGGTCTGCAAAGATCACCTCCAGCCGCTGCTGGTCATGGCAGACCTGCCCTGAGGGCAGAGCTGTGCTCAGGTCCTGGGGGGGAGAGGGTGAGGCCTGGCTCAGCACACTTGCCCCTCACCATCTTCAGGAGACCCCCAGGCCTGGAACTCAACCCAGACCTGAGGTGTTAGGCAAGGGGCCCCAGCCTCACCTCCCAGAGCTGCCCCAAGCCAGCATCCTCCCAAGACCAGTGAGGGGAACAGCTCCTAttactcttccctcctccccactgctCCCCATCAAGCTCCCATAAAATTCCTGTTCCCAAGGCCCATCCTTCAACAGTGAGGCCCCCAAGGGCAATGGCCCATTTCTATACCCCTTTCTCCAAGTAGTTCCACTGCCCCCAAGTCTTGGTAACCTTGTGGGACAGGATTCTGCATGAGACACATCTGTGGGGTGTTTTCCAACAACTTGCCTCCTGTACCAGACCTGGGTAAATAACCTCTATGTGGAAGGCCATGGATTCTGTCATTGCCTGAATGTGACTCTGAGACTCCAGGCCTTGATTCTACACAAAGTGGGACCAGACCTGTCATGTACCCACCTTCCATGTCCCTGTGGGCCAGTGTCCCAGCACCAGCAAGCCCACTGACTCACTGCTTCCCACACCCCAAACCAGAGCTGCGGGAGCCATGGAACCCTGAGGAGAGACTCCAGCCCATCTGGCCCCCACTGTGCAGACTGGGCTCATGGCTTCTAATCCTGCTCCGTAACCAGTGCCCCAACCTTGGCGAAGGATCCCACCCACTCCATGATGTCCACTTACCCCACTCAAATCCAAGTCAGCACTCAAGCCTTCATCATAGCTCTCAAAGTATCCATTTCTCTCCACTGCCAAGGCCAGCAAGGCACTGCCATCTCTCATGCCCTATGTCTATTCCTTCCCTACAGCCCAAGAGAACTCTTGGCCACCCGCATCTGTCTCATCTGTCACCTGCCTCAGGTCTCACCTGCTCCCACACCTCATTCCCTGTGTTCCAACCATGCTGACCTTATTTCACTTCCTCACGTGAGCCAAGCTCAGTCCTGCCTCATGGTCCCCTGTCCAAGCTgagcctctgcctggaatactcttcctctccttctccttcaggGATCAGCCCAAATGTCCCCAGCACTCAGCTCAATGAATCCAAGAGCTGGGGCTCATCAAATATATATCAGTTAAAGGCTGGACACAGTGTGAggatggagatggggtgggggcagtagGGTGTCCCCAGGATGGGGAggcccctggccctgctgccaCCCTTACCTTGCCCTCTACCAGCGAGAGGAGGACCTGCTCCATGACAGGTGAGCTGGCCGGCACAGAGGCCTGGATGTGACCCACCACGACACCAATGGCCACCCGGCATAGCTCATGGCTCAGGCCGGTGTTTCTCCGCACAAGCTCCATCAGCTCTGCCCCGATGGTCCTGGGCACGACAGTCTCAGCTGCCGCCTTCTCCTCTGTGGTTCCCAGGCTCAGTGCGCCCAGGGCCTCCAGCTCATCAGGGGCTGGGGCTGTATCAACTGCCACCTCCTCTGCAGGGGGCTCAGGGTTTGGCACCttggagggagggggctgagcTTGGGACACAGTAGTATGGGTGCTTCGGCGGGGCACAGGTGGGGGTGTGGGTGAGCAGCTGGGGCCCAGCTCAGAGGAGCTGGAGCCTGTATAGAACGTGTCAAGGGAGGTGCTGCTGACAGAGGAGCCGCTGGACACAGAACTGCCCCCGGAGGGCGTGGTATTGCAGCCGCCTGTAGGCAGAGAGGGCATGCTATGGTGGGGCAGCCCCAGGGAAGCCCTACCCCTTCAATCCCAGAGACCCTGCCCCCAGCATAGGTCCTCCACCAGACCTTCCCCACCAAGCCCAGAGCCCCCAACTGCCCCAATATGTGCCCTGGTCTTCCCCCCAAGCCTGGAGCCCCCAGTTCCCTGATGCATGCAGAGCAACCATTCCAAGCACAGGGTGCCCACCAACTTCTGCAACCCCAACTTCTCACCGCTCCCTGAGGCCACCAGGGCCTCGCGGTCTCGGCGCTTCACAGGTGGGGGTGGCGTAGTGGGTGCTGCTCGGCGAGGCTGTGGTGGGATCTAGGGGGACAGAAGTGGGATCTGAGGAGACAGGCTGCCACCTACAGTACTACCTGACTAGGGGCCTGAGCTCCTAGCATGGGCAGGACTATGGTCCCAGGCAGCATCACTGACCAAATGGACCCTTTGAGCCTCTGGACAAAGCCTTAGgccccacccccctcccttccccaggatGTTCTCACCATGTACCTGGTAGAGGCCTCCATCTGCCCCAAGATACTCAGAACTGGGCAGGCTGTGCTGTCGCTCAAACCCAGCTCGACACACCCCATTGGGCTGCCTAGCGGCAGCCGTATCCAAATGATGGTCACTGGTGGATGAGGTCATagctgcagggctgggggctgaggggccTCTGCGGGACAGGGTCTCTTTCCGGTGGTGGATCAGCTTCCTATGGGAGGGACAGGGATTACTGGAGGAGTTACAATTCCTTGGGTCCTCATATGCTCCCTGTGGGATGCTGCCCACCCTAGCCCAGCTCCCCTACCTCCGTCATGCTCCACCCCCTGCCTCACTCACTGGAGAACTCCGCGCTGCTCCAGGCTGTACTTGCCACCATCCCGCATGGCTGCATTGTGCACAGCCTCAATGGCCCGGTCAATGGCTTGGAGGACATCTTGCTCCAGGCCCTGTGGGAGCAGGGATGGGCAGTTAGGCCTGGGGGCCAAGTGAGGATACTGAGCCCAGAACCAGCCTAGGATGGAGCCTGGGGCAGACAGAAGACCACTATAGCTAAAGCCCAGGATGCTAGGTGAACATAGTAAGATGAACTAGAATATGAAATGGGGTTCACAAACTCAGGGAGCTGGGCCACAGGGTGAGCGCTGCTTTATATACTTGGGGCCTACTCAGGATTTTACCTCACAGTGAGGCTCTTAGCTAAGATGTGTCTGAAAACCTGGAGTCTAGAGCAAAAACAGCCCAGGGACCCCTAGTTTGAGGCCATGAGTACATAGTCTATCTCcaggcttggctcagatccctggtggAGATGCCAAGCCAGGAGCCTCTGGTGCTTGGAACTATTTAACAAATCACTTTAGATCTTGCTGATCTTTCACAAAATCAAGGTCACATTCCAGAACAGCCCTGTCCTCAGAGAGTCTTCTGCAGGCCCTGGTAGCTGAGGATGGGCCAAAGGGATCTCCTCTTCCCACCCAGCTGCTAGCCCTCATCACCTCAAACTGTTCTAGGAATCTTCCAGACCCACCCTGGGAAGCAATAACCATTGTGTTTGTGGCAAAAGACAGACATGAGCACGGGACCTGGGACCTGGCCCCCGGCCCCTGGCccagattctgtgttgccatcCACAGTAACTCAGGGTCCAATCTAGGTCCTGGCTGGCATGGGGTGGGGAAAAGAGGGTGACAGCTGTGGGACCAgctacccccacccctccctgcccctggcacACATGGTCCGTCAGGCATTGGAACCTCAGAACTAAAGTGATAGCACTCCAGAGTGGGTTTGTGAAATTTCTCTGATGGGAACAGACAGATGGACTCAGAGGTCAACAAAGCCCTCCAGGTAGCATGGGGAGTGCCACAGTGCAGGAGACAGAAGACGGAAAGGGGGACATAAAGAGGATGACAGACTACACATAGAAAGCAAGAAAGATGGGGTGCGGGGAGAAGCAGATGGAGATAACACGGGAAGAAACTGAGATGCGGAGAGAAAGCAAAGAGTCGGAGGAAGAAAGAGATACACACAGGTGGAGAGTCAGAATGACACAGAGATATAAAGACGACTAGGGAGGCCAAGACAGAGGGAGATATGCAGCAAGAAGCCAGGGGATAGAGAATATGGTAGCCTCTCTGCCTGCCCCAAACACCCAGCCCCAGTGGCCCAGGTTGGGGAGGGATCTCAGAGGCCCTTGGGGAAGACGCAGGACTTCCCTCAGTTCTCCAAcaagcccccagcccctgagAGGCTAGTCTGACATGCTCATTCCAGACTCACCAGCCTTAGTGTCTAGGGCTCCCCCTCTCACCCCAGACACTCCTAGATACCAGGAGGCCAAGGGTCCAGGGCCCATCCCCTCTGGCAAGACCAGATGGCATCTCCAAATTTATCCTGTTATTTCTGTCCTGAACTGGGCTGGGATAGGATGTCTCCTAAAGACTAGGGACTAGGATGGGGCGGAGGTGTCTGGCACAGGGCAGGCCTAGAGGCTCCAGGCCCTCCTTCCCCCGTGATCAGAATAGACCAGCTGGAGACAAtgcaccccagcccccacaccaGGACTATTCTTGGGGAAACAGGAACTGGGGCTGCAGCCTTTACTGGAAGGAAATGGGGCTACAGCCAGACCAAGGGAAGCCCTGGAGAGGTCTCACTTCCTTGCAATGGGAGAAGCCCCCACCCAGAGTGGGGATAAGGAGAGATGGAGCCCCTCACTTTCTGAGAAAGGAAGTCTGAAAAGTCAGGGCCTGCGGCTTGTGAAAGACAGTAGAGAGAGTAGTGCCGGGGAGTGTCAGCAGGGACTGGGATCTCTGGTTTAAAGTGGGTTAGCAAATGTGTCTTAGGAAGGGTTTAAGAAATGAGAGTACAGGGTAGTCAAAGATATGAGGTCTAGGGGCTTGGGGGTTATTTAGGGGATGAGGCTTCTGGGTCCAagttggggtggggtgagggtatGGAGATGGCTGGAGAAACAGGAAGTGTCCAGGGTTTCCCAGGTCTCCGTGGTGGAAGCTGAGGGATGAGAAGCAAGCCTGTGGGATCCTGAGGATCCCGGGAAGGGGCTGATTAGGTCTGGGGTCTCAGTGATGTGTGGAACCGGTTAGAATTTGGTGTTGCTGGAATCTCAGGACTGACTCTTGAATTCTATTTGGATGGGGGTTCAGATGTTGGATCCCGATGGGTCTGCGATCCCAAGGAGTCTTAGTACTAGATTTAGGCTTTGGTGGGTCTGGACTCCTCAGAGTTGGCTGTCAAGGGCATGGTCTTCTGTGGGGGTGCGGGTTCTTAGAGCCCCAGTCCTTGTGGCAGGGATGGTCTCAGGGTCAGTTTCTCAAACTCCATTATCTGTTGGAGGTCCCAACGGACCTGGGGTGTCGGGTCAGCCTTGTGAGGCTGTTCTGGAGCTGACCTAGGGGCTGCAGAGGTCGGGTCAGGGAGGGGCACACTCACCTGCAGGCGGCGCAGGTAGGCGGGCGGCACGTAGCCCGTCTCGCCACTGCGCGCCCGCGCCGCCAGCCACCAGTGCGCGCTGCTGCGCTCCAGCACCAGGAAGGTCTCGCCCGCGGCGAACGCCAGCGCGTTGGGCTCGGCCGAGCGGAACGCGTACAGCGCGCGGTACATGGGGACGGGCCAGGCTGGGCCGGGGCAAGGGAGATGGCGAGGTCTGTGGATTCAGGACGCCAGGCCAGGAGCGCCTCGCCGCGCTCGCCTTGCCCCGTGACATAcggcgcgtgcgcgcgcgcgcccgCCGCAGCCCCGCCCCGGGAGTGTGTCGGTCTCTGAGCAGAAGCGCGGAGCCCCCTGGTGGCCTAAAGCACTGGCGAGTCCATCGCCCTTTCTGCCAGTTCCGTGGGCTTCTGCGACCCTGCAAGCTCATGCCTCCCGACCTCCGCACCCTCCCTAGAACCCCAGCCTCAGCTTCTCTCTACTAGCCCTCCACTCCCTTTATCCACTCAAGCCCGAGTGCTGCCGGCCGTGCTACTTTCCCAAAGTAGCGTTCTGCCTGCAGCCCAAAGGCAGAGCCAGTGTCCTTCGCAGATAGTCCCGTGAGTCCTGGCCACCCCGAAGGAGTGGGTCCTGACCTACTAATATAAAGGTCCCCGTGAAGGTAGTCCTGTTGTTGCATCTTGATACTTAAAGGCGTCAGTAGGGGCTGGGTCTCCACGGTATCTCTAGGCCTTCGGCTCCCACTTACCGCACCAGTGGTAGGCACTGGGGTGCAAGGAGggggctttaaaaacaaaacaaaaaaaccacagcgTGGGGCCATTTCTCTGTCCAAAGTCCTCCCATCCTCCCTTCCCAGCCTACTGCCTCTCTCCCACCACTAGCATCCCTCTCCTTCTCTAATGTGGGTCTTTGCCTAgtttcctctgcctgggacaCACTTCCCTCCCTCGAGCATAACGTTGCGGGGTGCTCGAACCCCTATAAATTGCTGTCACGTTGCTCTTTCTGTTGTCTCTGGCGACTTACAACTCCAGGTTATCTTGTTTCTGATGCTCTCTAAGAGCAGACAGAAGGGCTAGTGGAGGGTGCGGAGTATGTGGCCTTAAGAGCTTGTTTGATTGGTTCACCTTCAAGTCAGCCTTGGGAGGATAAGGGCTGTGAGGGGAAACCCAGGGGAGAGACCCTCAGGCTCAGAGTCCTGGGGACCTCCTATTCCTGCCCAGGGGCTAGTCCAGACACATTCCCTTTGGAAGTCCGGGCCCAGGGAACAGGGGCTATAGGCACAAGCAGGCCAGTGTATGCGGTCGGCCTGCTTTTGGACACAGTGGACATACGCATAGTTGGCCTTGGAGAGGTGATGGGAAGTTCAGGCAAAGGATATGTCTGCTAGAACTGGACATCCTGATCCTACCTTCCTGGCATTGGTACCGTGTCCTTCTTCCCAATATCTAGTTCTGCAGTTCAAGAACTACCACACTTCTTCCCTAAAATCTTCGTAGCACAGACGTAGGTCTCTTAGGAACTGCCCTGGGTAGAGCTATGTAAAGGATGAGACTAGCATAGGGGCAGTGGGGTCCAGGACTGAGTAGGAGTGCTAAAAGGTAGTATGGCCAAAAGGACCACACTGCCTGAAACACTCCCTTACATTAAGTCTCCTGGGACCTTGACAACAGAGCCAATAGCTGCCAACAGGCCAGAGCCTGGTGGCTATCTGAAGCCCCAGTACTGGCTCCAGGATATCTGACAGCACAATGTCCAGCTAATTAGCTGCTGCCAGTGGCACAGGACCTGGACCCAAAATCTGGCACACCTGCTGCCTAACACTGGCTTAAGCTACATGAGCGCAAGGGAAGACCTGTGTCAAGAGTCAAGTATAGTTCTCTGCATAAGGGGTGATGGGTTATCAGGCCAGGTCAGACCCCTGAGGGACCCATTTAAGGTTACATGTGTAGATGCTTGGTTAGGGTACTGAGGACTAAGCTAAGAGGCTTCATGACTTAAGGGTCCATGAGGTGGGGGCACTGGCAAGGAGA
Coding sequences:
- the NCKIPSD gene encoding NCK-interacting protein with SH3 domain is translated as MYRALYAFRSAEPNALAFAAGETFLVLERSSAHWWLAARARSGETGYVPPAYLRRLQGLEQDVLQAIDRAIEAVHNAAMRDGGKYSLEQRGVLQKLIHHRKETLSRRGPSAPSPAAMTSSTSDHHLDTAAARQPNGVCRAGFERQHSLPSSEYLGADGGLYQIPPQPRRAAPTTPPPPVKRRDREALVASGSGGCNTTPSGGSSVSSGSSVSSTSLDTFYTGSSSSELGPSCSPTPPPVPRRSTHTTVSQAQPPPSKVPNPEPPAEEVAVDTAPAPDELEALGALSLGTTEEKAAAETVVPRTIGAELMELVRRNTGLSHELCRVAIGVVVGHIQASVPASSPVMEQVLLSLVEGKDLSTALPSGQVCHDQQRLEVIFADLARRKDDAQQRSWALYEDEGVIRCYLEELLHILTDADPEVCKKMCKRNEFESVLALVAYYQMEHRVSLRLLLLKCFGAMCSLDAAIISTLVSSVLPVELARDMQTDTQDHQKLCYSALILAMIFSMGEAVPYAHYEHLGTPFAQFLLSIVEDGLPLDTTEQLPDLCMNLLLALNLHLPAPDQNIIMAALSKHANVKIFSEKLLLLLNRGDDPVRIFKHEPQPPHSILKFLQDVFASPATAAIFYHTDMMALIDITVRHIADLSPGDKLRMEYLSLMHAVVRSTPYLQHRHRLPDLQATLRRILTEEEASPQCQMDRMIVREMCKEFPVLGEAPS